From the Calonectris borealis chromosome 4, bCalBor7.hap1.2, whole genome shotgun sequence genome, one window contains:
- the FNIP2 gene encoding folliculin-interacting protein 2 isoform X2 — MCGGTPKATNGTRGPIERARNNNDVPLGNNLSCTKLDERIRKSLRDQSVSCVSKVTRLLQNSWSSSEFDLNEIRLIVYQDCERRGRQVLFDSKAVRKIDEAVVQKMAEDASVKTSAKNCQASSGNNNISSHSPSISCMQNIKEQIPKYQYTRPASDVNMLGEMMFGSVAMSYKGSTLKIHYIRSPPQLMISKVFSARVGSFSGSNNNLQDSFEYINQDPSLGKLSSNQNGLGTCRSGSNLAHSTPVDMPSRGQNEDRDSGIARSASLSSLLVTPFPSPSSSSSSSSSYQRRWLRSQTTSLENGIIPRWSTEEMFSMADESCSSNPAMVRRKKIAISIIFSLPEKEEAQRNFQDFFFSHFPLFESHMNKLKYAIEKAMISCRKIAESSQRVQVYISRVMDALGEFRVTIWNLYSVPRIAEPVWLNMMSSTLEKNQLCQRFLKEFTFLIEQINKNQFFAALLTAVLTYHLAWVPTVMPVDHPPVKAFSEKRTSQSVNMLAKSHPYNPLWAQLGDLYGAIGSPVRLTRTVIVGKRKELVQRLLYVLTYFIRCSELQENQLTWSEKAAEGEQVLNGSKITTALEKGEVEESDYVVVTVKNEPALVPPILPPKNDGSKSNGIAEWVHDPESTHAVPTSSKEKREAIGKASENSEASVDCLTRSFHKGAADGRKRTVTDTGIVSCHFEEPSKLEGLMDMKNNKNQNERKVEKQLYSRSSALPCPERSGHRSSHLEKVTFQIGSSASPESDLETHRREMEENLKAFRKNPEVIHCASSSTNLTVDACQNQKESCEAAFKPFSKHNVCYAQIPLCEGKESILNNQHMESKETEINLANTVSSEPLLPTHNIETVKLPSLKETRTLCSGNLENCVEVGSTVKQDSPKVGAKDVPYGDAGRKIPFRVEGDIPRNESSDSALGASDEEGDCCIPDEVHHDNVSKRLEEFAEVELPLPRSNTISSQCVKNFGRSLLGGYCHTYIPDLVLHGINNDEKLKQCLLADLLHAMHHPVLDEPIAEAVCIIADTDKWNVQVATSQRKMTDNMKLGKDVLVSSQVSSLLQSILQLYKLNVPADFCIMHLEDRLQEMYLKSKMLSEYLRGHTRVHVKELGIVLGIESNDLPLLAAIASTHSPYVAQILL, encoded by the exons atgtgtggGGGTACACCAAAAGCTACAAATGGCACAAGGGGACCAATAGAAAGAGCAAGAAACAACAACGATGTACCACTTGGAAATAATCTCTCTTGTACCAAACTGGATGAAAGGATTAGAAAATCCTTGAGAGACCAAAGTGTCAGCTGTGTGAGCAAAGTGACTAGACTGCTGCAAAACAG CTGGTCCTCTTCAGAGTTTGACTTGAATGAAATCCGCCTGATAGTTTACCAAGACTGTGAGAGGAGAGGCAGACAGGTCTTATTTGATTCCAAAGCAGTCCGCAAAATTGATGAAGCTGTGGTTCAG AAAATGGCAGAGGATGCTTCTGTAAAGACTTCTGCCAAGAACTGCCAGGCAAGCAGTGGGAACAACAATATATCTTCCCATAGTCCCTCAATAAGCTGTATGCAAAATATCAAAGAACAAATACCGAAGTATCAG TACACCAGACCAGCCTCTGATGTCAACATGCTGGGAGAAATGATGTTTGGTTCAGTGGCAATGAGTTACAAAGGCTCCACCTTGAAAATTCACTATATACG CTCTCCCCCACAGCTGATGATAAGTAAAGTCTTCTCAGCCAGGGTAGGAAGCTTCAGTGGAAGCAACAATAA cTTACAAGATAGCTTTGAATACATCAACCAAGATCCCAGCCTGGGAAAGCTGAGCTCGAATCAGAATGGTTTGGGAACCTGTCGCAGTGGAAGTAATTTAG CACACAGCACGCCTGTTGATATGCCTAGCAGAGGACAAAATGAGGACAGAGACAGCGGCATTGCTCGGTCAG CATCTCTGAGCAGTCTTCTGGTCACTCCTTTTCCATCTCCAAGctcttcatcatcatcttctaGCAGCTACCAACGTCGCTGGCTCCGAAGTCAGACAACCAGTTTAGAGAATGGTATTATTCCAAGGTG GTCCACGGAAGAAATGTTTAGTATGGCTGATGAAAGCTGCAGCTCCAATCCTGCAATGGTTCGGAGGAAGAAAATTGCAATCAGCATAATCTTTTCTCTGCCTGAAAAAGAAGAAGCACAGAGAAACTTccaggatttctttttctctcactttccTCTTTTTGAATCTCACATGAACAAGCTGAAATATGCAATAGAAAAG GCCATGATCTCATGTAGAAAAATAGCAGAATCCAGCCAAAGAGTGCAGGTTTATATCAGCCGTGTCATGGATGCCCTGGGAGAATTCAG AGTTACCATCTGGAACCTATATTCTGTTCCAAGGATTGCAGAGCCTGTGTGGCTTAATATGATGTCCAGCACCTTGGAAAAGAATCAGCTATGCCAGCGTTTTCTTAAAGAATTTACATTTCTGATAGAACAGATCAACAAAAATCA gtTCTTTGCTGCTTTGTTAACCGCGGTGCTGACATATCATCTGGCTTGGGTCCCAACAGTAATGCCGGTTGACCATCCTCCCGTAAAGGCCTTCTCTGAGAAGCGCACATCACAGTCTGTGAACATGCTGGCAAAATCGCATCCATATAACCCTCTCTGGGCACAGCTTG GTGATCTCTACGGTGCCATAGGCTCTCCAGTTAGACTGACTCGAACTGTTATTGTTGGAAAACGCAAGGAGTTGGTGCAGCGCTTGCTCTATGTTCTAACTTATTTCATTCGGTGCTCTGAGCTGCAGGAAAATCAGCTGACATGGAGTGAGAAGGCTGCAGAAGGAGAGCAAGTGCTAAATGGAAGCAAAATCACAACTGCACTAGAAAAGGGAGAGGTAGAGGAGTCTGATTATGTGGTTGTCACTGTTAAAAATGAACCTGCTCTTGTGCCTCCAATCCTACCTCCAAAGAATGATGGAAGTAAGAGCAATGGTATTGCAGAGTGGGTACATGACCCAGAAAGCACTCATGCTGTCCCAacctcttcaaaagaaaagagagaagcaatAGGAAAGGCCAGTGAGAACTCTGAAGCATCTGTTGACTGTCTAACTAGAAGTTTCCATAAAGGAGCCGCTGATGGTAGGAAAAGAACTGTCACTGATACAGGAATCGTATCCTGCCACTTTGAAGAGCCATCTAAGTTGGAGGGTTTAATGGATATGAAAAACAACAAGAACCAGAATGagagaaaagtggaaaagcaATTGTATAGTAGGTCATCTGCCTTACCTTGTCCTGAAAGGTCTGGCCACAGGAGTTCACACTTAGAAAAGGTCACCTTTCAGATTGGAAGTTCTGCGTCACCAGAGTCAGACTTAGAAACTCAtagaagagaaatggaagaaaatctgaAGGCATTCAGAAAAAATCCAGAGGTGATACATTGTGCCTCAAGTTCCACAAATCTGACTGTGGATGCTTGCCAGAATCAAAAAGAAAGTTGTGAAGCTGCCTTTAAACCCTTCAGTAAACATAATGTTTGTTATGCACAAATCCCACTTTGTGAGGGGAAGGAGAGTATACTTAATAACCAACACATGGAaagtaaagaaactgaaattaatttagcGAACACAGTATCTAGTGAACCACTTTTGCCCACACATAACATAGAAACTGTAAAATTGCCAAGTCTGAAAGAAACTAGAACTTTATGCTCTGGCAATCTGGAGAACTGCGTAGAAGTAGGTTCTACTGTCAAACAGGATTCTCCTAAAGTAGGTGCTAAAGATGTCCCCTATGGGGATGCTGGAAGGAAAATCCCCTTCAGAGTCGAAGGGGACATTCCAAGGAACGAGAGTTCAGACAGTGCTCTTGGAGCCAGTGATGAAGAAGGTGATTGTTGTATCCCTGACGAAGTGCATCATGATAATGTCAGCAAAAGACTTGAAGAGTTTGCAGAAGTGGAACTTCCTTTACCAAG gtCAAATACAATCAGCAGTCAATGCGTGAAAAATTTTGGAAGATCACTTCTAGGTGGTTACTGTCATACGTATATACCTGATCTAGTGCTACATGGAATAAATAATGATGAAAAACTCAAGCAGTGTCTACTAGCAGACCTACTTCATGCAATGCAT CATCCAGTGCTAGATGAGCCCATAGCAGAAGCTGTCTGCATTATTGCAGACACAGATAAATGGAACGTGCAAGTAGCTACAAGCCAGAGAAAGATGACGGACAATATGAAGTTAGGCAAGGATGTTTTGGTTTCGAGTCAAGTGTCCAGTTTATTGCAGTCTATTTTACAGCTTTACAAACTCAACGTCCCAGCTGACTTT TGCATAATGCATCTTGAGGATAGACTGCAAGAAATGTATctcaaaagcaaaatgctttcagaatATCTGCGAGGACATACAAGAGTACATGTAAAAGAACTAGGAATTGTATTGGG gaTTGAATCCAATGACTTGCCTTTGTTGGCTGCTATAGCAAGTACTCATTCCCCGTATGTTGCTCAAATACTCTTATAA